In Ipomoea triloba cultivar NCNSP0323 chromosome 7, ASM357664v1, a single genomic region encodes these proteins:
- the LOC116024133 gene encoding secreted RxLR effector protein 161-like, translating into MVHINSCTRLDIAFAVSKLSRYTSNPGDMHWKAIVRVMRYLRDTRNYALHYTGYPAVLEGYSDANWISDIKDSKTTSGYVFTLAGAAVAWKSSKETVIARSTMESELIALDKCCEDDEWLRHFLEDIPNWERPVPPICVHCDSQATLGRV; encoded by the coding sequence ATGGTGCACATAAATAGCTGTACTAGGCTAgatattgcctttgcggttAGTAAACTCAGTAGATATACGAGTAACCCCGGTGatatgcactggaaggcaattGTGAGGGTTATGAGATACCTAAGGGATACTCGTAACTATGCACTGCACTATACGGGATATCCTGctgtacttgaagggtatagTGATGCTAACTGGATATCTGATATTAAGGACTCTAAGACCACGAGTGGCTAcgtgtttacactagccggtgcagcTGTTGCATGGAAATCCTCTAAGGAAACCGTGATAGCTAGATCCACGATGGAATCTGAGCTGATAGCCTTGGACAAATGTTGTGAAGATGATGAATGGCTACGTCACTTTCTAGAGGATATTCCTAATTGGGAACGACCTGTACCTCCAATATGTGTGCATTGCGATAGCCAAGCCACACTTGGGAGAGTATGA